aggcctcagttgaccgctgggctcgaacccagaaccttcttgctgtgaggtgacggtgctaaacgCTAACcgtgctgttgaattcttaagCTTCGAGTTAATTTATATCGGGGCACTCAAGGCTCAACATAATGGTGAAGGTAGATGCAATAAAACAAGATGAGCAGTTAATTGTATGACACttcttcatatttttttttttttttttttaagtattgtaCCCCAGCtccgggggggggggttaatactGGTTTACggtacctctgtccgtccatccatccgaaacaccctctttctcagcaaccacaaatcatagccagtgGGTactgaacttcagcttggggttctataccgtgtatacggtTTTCAGGTctttcgcacatcgacttcctgtttaccgactgaatgtatttttgAAACCGGtagtgtggattttgacgctatttcaagaagcaaactgctatttcaaaatgacagtttaccaggatgctgtttgaaatccctggggagagacacggctctttacttccttgtttcagggttcattatttgttgaagtcaacattcataataagcgtcctattccttcaattgcttgcgttctgatataagcgagaacgGGGAGGacacgcaagtgagcagtagctcacagttgatctttttATTAATGAATTAACTTGCATTTGTTGGCAGTTTGCTGTGattgtgtaagaggaataaaacactccgtgACATTTGTCATTGATGAGTAATCTGATTTTGCGGTTCACGTGAGGATGCATCACACCACTTCTTCACTGATTATGTCTGGAATAATGTACAGCAAGCTGGTCGTTACTGCGAAATAAAACCTGTCTGGGTGACACAGAATTCTGATGCAAAGCAAAAAACTTTTTATAACAACATCTAAAGAATCTTCTCTGTTCTATATTTTGTATCGTGTGTGTGCTGCTGTCTGATAGGAAATTTCTGGAAGAGGAGTTTATCCTGCGTGTCATGGCTCAGCTGTCTCTGGCCCTGAAGGAATGTCATAGCCGAAATGTTGGCGGCAGCGTGGTCCTCCATCGTGATCTGAAACCTGCTAACATCTTCCTTGATGCCAAGCAGAACGTAAAACTCGGAGATTTTGGCCTGGCACGGATACTTAAACATGACACGAGCTTTGCCAAAACCTTCGTTGGAACGCCGTATTACATGTCACCTGTAAGTAAGGCACTCTGGTCTTTTCCTAACCATAATAACCAAagcattaaagtgccattccaccattggatgtattctttggcataaaatacaatatattttgacaacatatataaatggaatcactagatagagaaatcttttagcttcaaaatgatatatcaaacataattttttgacaacgacaagtatattaattttgcgaccaaagtcacctacccttttaatttccgcgtggtagtgaaacgtgatgtcatcggcaggttccccttcttgtgtgacgtggcacatattatcagcaatggcggatagaacgcgataaaaatctctcatctcattatctctagccgctttatccttctacagggtcgcaggcgagctggagcctatcccagctgactacgggcgaaaggcggggtacaccctggacaagtcgccaggtcatcacagggctgacacatagacacagacaaccattcacactcacacctacggtcaatttagagtcaccagttaacctaacctgcatgtctttggactgtgggggaaaccggagcacccggaggaaacccacgcggacacgggaagaacatgcaaactccgcacagaaaggcccttgccggccacggggctcgaacccagaccttcttgctgtgaggcgacagcgctaaccactacaccatcgtgccgcctgcgataaaaaataataccaataaatagctaataccaataaatctagctaactgaaagattaactcaaaatttttcgcaatttttttggcccccatatacgaggagaaatgactctctcactttgggggtttcctggtctaaaaatagaccgacacgtggtacacaagaaggggaacctgccgatgacctcacgtttcactaccgcgcggaaattaaaagggtaggtgactttggttgcaaaattaatatacttgtcgttgtaaaaaaattgtttgatatatcattttgaaggggcggcacagtggtgtagtggttagcgctgtcgcctcacagcgagaaggtcctgggttcgagccctggggccggcgagggcctttctgtgcggagtttgcatgttctccccgtgtccgcgtgggtttcctccgggtgctccggtttcccccacagtccaaagacatgcaggttaggttaactggtgactctaaattgaccgtaggtgtgaatgtgagtgtgaatggttgtctgtgtctatgtgtcagccctgtgatgacctggcgacttgtccagggtgtaccccgcctttcgcccgtagtcagctgggataggctccagcttgcctgcgaccctgtagaaggataaagcggctacagataatgagatgagatatcattttgaagctaaaagatttctctgtctagtcatgttgtcatatattgtattttatgccaaagaatacatccaatggtggaatggcactttaacttcAGTTTCTGTGCACTTTTCAAACTCGCTGGTATTTTAAACAAACTTTCCCAGCACGTAGTATGTGAAGAATAGTTTGACCTTTCCTGGAGAAGGGTTCTAGCCATATTGCTGTGTATGAATGGAAAAATTTCTTAGGTATTTTAGACATGCTGCATACTTACTGTTAGCTTGAGTGCTTGGAGGGTAAGGTGACCACCGCACTGAATTTCCCGCGGCTGTCTTGTATCCTCTGTGCAAAAATGTCTCTCCTTCCTTCCAAATATTCTACTTGTATTTGTGTCCTCGGGTAATTAAGCAGGGCCGTGTTTCCTCAAAGCATCACAGCATGTAAAGATCGTTAGATGCTAaagtgagcatcacaatgaactcaCTCTCGGAGTTGAGATCTTAACTTTGCAATGCTTTGGGGAAACTCGGTCCAGAATTCTTGTATTGTGAGCTGTGTGTCCTCCATTCTAGATAGCAAGAACTTTTGGAATCTTTTCAGTTGTTTGCATTACTGTCGTAGTGATCTCACCGTTAGTAGTGATTGCgtgtctgttaaatgccattaatgtaatgtagtgaCTGCATGCTGGTTTTGCCCACAGGAACAAATGAATCGCATGTCCTATAATGAAAAGTCAGACATCTGGTCCTTAGGATGTTTACTGTATGAGCTCTGTGCTTTGTCGTGAGTATTCACACTTTAATTCCCCATCAAGTATTTTGCTGTAATGGTTTCTTATGAGGCGGTACATTTGTAGtagggtgtgtggttttttttttttaaatataactcTGTCTTGGATTTCGCAGTCCCCCATTCACAGCCTATAACCAGGAAGAACTGGCTGAGAAGATCAATGAAGGGAAGTTCGGGAGGATTCCATACCGATACTCCAATCAGCTGAACACGCTACTGTGTAGGATGCTGCATCTGAAGGTCTGTTTAGATGTTGAACGTTTTCCCCATGTTTGCTGCTTCGCTTAAACGGATCCTCCAGtagatttactcttaaacttacgTTAAGGAAAAGTATTCATAGACTTcaacgtggcggcacggtggtgtagtggttagcgctgtcgcctcacagcaagaaggtccgggttcgagccccgtggccggcgagggcctttctgtgcggagtttgcatgttctccccgtgtccgcgtgggtttcctccgggtgctccggtttcccccacagtccaaagacatgcaggttaggttaactggtgactctaaattgaccgtaggtgtgaatgtgagtgtgaatggttgtctgtgtctatgtgtcagccctgtgatgacctggtgacttgtccagggtgtaccccgcctttcgcccgtagtcagctgggataggctccagcttgcctgcgaccctgtagaacaggataaagcggctacagataatgagatgagatgagatttcaatgttcattttcagagactagtgttctaaaaaaaaattaatttttattcAAATACCAGATGGGCTTCCCATGGAAGTGGTGTAGTGGAAGCTTGGCTGTTTTATAGCCTCTGCTTACATCGTGGTTTTGCTAGTAGAGTTCGAACAAATCCTCTAACGTGACGCGTTCATCTCCCAACAAAACACTGGACAACCGTCTCTGGATTTCAACGCTGACTGGTTCATCGGTTTGCACTGCAATCTCCCTCTTTCTGGTCAATTCACATTCCTAGCACATAACTgaaactaccatgaaataaaacttgGGAAATTTCAAATGAATGCGTTTCGTGCAAAATGTTCGGAGTGATTTCTGTTATCTGCAGCTCACCAGGTAAGACACCGATAATATACTACAAAGAATCACGGTAGAACAAAGTCGAAACTAACCTCCTGGTGATCTTGTCTCTGTTGGCGCTCAACACTGCATTGGCAGACTTTTGCAGCTGAACaatgggcaaatattgttggcacagcatcgTTTTAGCTTTATTCTGGAAGCCCCCTTTTATcttgggccatccttaaaaaaaaaaatccgtttcctgtccaccgggtgagcaaaaaaattttcagtcgggagggagggatttttttttttttaatatatggatggataagaaatcgcaatgctgtgtttgctttttctttcagtactttttttattacaaaagcagacacatttaataaaatatgacggtttaatcaactgaaacttgtacaaatactttaagttagcattttaaatgctgactgcaacatttgcaaaacttttacaaaggtacttaaaatgtccgacacatggactttttgtagttctaaatcgagcgttaggcctagttcggatgaaattacactattaaaatgatcactgaatgatttgttcttctgaatctttactattttgttgttcgctagaataccattttgcgatttcacacttaaccaAATGcttaaactccggatctccttccttcatggtggcggacatttttttgtgccgcacggcgaatgcgcagagctgattcagttctatattctgcgcggaatgcagggctttccacaagcgccggctgccggccgtaCAGCCGACtaaacaattaagtccagccggctactttaatgactattatttttgtagcccacaggctctaaatattaattttcgattttaataaagttaaatgtttatctaacggactgacaataatgtcaaactgaaccgcactcatttaagttgtgatttgcgctgtttgtaccgataataaccacaaattccccgcagacttcgttgatcaagggagagtaactcatccgcggccccgacatgcagtgtgtgcgcgcgcactcggcggaggcagtagtgtgtcggagggaacagaagcagagatgacgcttattttgtctccggtaaaccagtcttctctcgttcaattccgtgctggcatcaaaagacaccgttggttgtaaatgaacccaaactgagtggttggagtgtattttcatacacaaatggagaaatgttggctgagtgtgtaattgtgtcgccccactgcagaccgttgtcgttgttaattcatagcatgctcagctgcgtgaatgtgtcatgcaccgaaaataagagatttacaagccaggaacgcctcatgatgcaatacgcaagaaaagaaagatgatttactgccattttactttgtatttgagtaaagtgaataaataaatggtctgtggaaaatacatttaatcctgggaactgcgtgcacaggagtttttgtgttcgattttagatttacgaacccgaaaaaaatgtcaaaaaaccggcgttaaaaaaaaatttcaacggcactcacccggctggtggaccggaaacagaacatttttttttaataatggccttgctTTTAATTCCGTCGATTCATCAAAACAGGATTATTCAAAATGTCCAGAGCATAAGTAGGGCACCGCAGGCAGGTTGTTTTGAGGTCTTCTGATTGCATGAATCCATCTCTTGCAAATCCTTGATTGCAagggacatcaaagcaaaatagaaacccaggtgtcggccatgttggtggatatacaaatgcggggtcaagcgacattccatacaaaacatagtcacgcgtgcgcaactcctgTTTTTCCActactttaagcgttcttttagctctgccatatggttgtggtcacaacagtacttgtgaccgtggcatgttccaattttttttggcacgccgtccgtgattcggaaagagggtgaggaaaccgaggcttagtacggagacgagacgagcacggctgaacaacatcggcagggctgatctaacagaggctaaaaccaaaacagctcgtgttgcagtaatcattttatctcaggtgagattcaaaagctttctcgataatatcatggaagaattttatttcatgttgctagaattttgctataaaatgagcgttctctcttgtcgcggttcactcggtcgttgttataattttaacacgtgtatttatactaatccgTGTATTTATAATAATccgtttcgcttctaggagcgccagcaaaattattcgATAGAAacgatccagactgggcacccagtcAGAACACGGGCtacgtttcgtccaaggtcggacttgattcttcggcagccgaaccagatagaacgcgatatctggctaCTCGAtgatcggtagaagcgtcttgtctttcgaaaagtctgactttttaaaataatatgggtcaaaacccacacatatctatcttctctttgtatcgaatcttcactcgatcgttcaaatcgtgctaatactgagaaaattcagcattgtttccagacacgctttcagcgactGCAATCTGAGTTGctttgtatagacccttttcagtcacgtgaccttcataaacgcgaccgccattttggacatgtagtggacttcggctcgaatcagtttgaatgcgaggaaggcgacaaacgaaaaacatataaaagaaaaaggagcgagatgcagaaaacaccttcactatccagcgacgtagggcatttacagggcgagcagagggagaggtattagcaaaaattgaggttagcaggcttagagaacgacgtttacctgcttccaccaggattgttcactgacgtatggaagtacacgaagccctcgtctttacctgacttcggcccacatgatctgtatacctatgtcgttaaaaacccatcgccatacacatacacgccaacgtccgaggttccggagtgcgctccggcttgctccaggagtgctccggccgaggttccggagcgcgctccgagtgttccggccgaggttctggagcgtgctctggcttgctccccctcaaattaagcagcgcgctctggcttgctcgccctcaaattaagcagcgcgctccggcttgctccggagcaagccggcacgcgctgcttaatttgatggggagcaagccagagcgcgctccggaacctcggccggaacaccccgggagcaagccggcgcgcgctgcttaatttgatggggagcaagccggagcgcgctgcttaatttgagggcgagcaagccagagcgcgctgcttaattctcggacgttggctccggcagctatttatactggatccggtgtaaatagctgccggatcataattacagtaaactagtaaatacagtaaaggaaaaacttgagactgaaaggttttaacagtcatccaaatgactgaacgtaaacattgctacagtaacgtaccagctacgatgttgttgacattagctagtcaacaatagctgctacagaagaacaaagaggttacaatgggttattttagcctatttggttacacactcgccgccacagaatgttaacagcaatgtaatgccttttctggctaattttattcgtcttacctccaacaaagtggtcactacacaagcgttggtgtgccgagggctgccaatctttcctgttaatggccgctatccatcttctccgtcgggatccgataaaatgataacccttgccttgtttgttgatggttactacatccaggtgcacaacaatatagtggcatgatggaagtcttgctgaaaataaacactttctttgctgccgttcctcagtgttggatgtggtaaactactggtagtacacgtccaaaatggcggccgcatttgtcgtgacgtcacgtgaaaagggtccatatccaCCATCCTGACGTAGCACGTTttcatcacgtggttgcaagtcatctgcaGTCGGACAATTCTAGCCAGGTAAATGGTGAAAAAATATCATCTCGTCCTTCGTTTTGCCATTTATATGCTgcgcaatgaggcatacttatttaaaaacctgtAAATTCTGCAAAAAATGCTTGCAAAACTCGCAAAACCacgatgtaagcagaggatataaacagcggGGTTCCTCCAAGCTTCCACCACACCATGTTCTCGCATATGTCACTTCCGCGagaggcccatctggtattttaatacatttttctagaacactatttggtctctgttTGTTTGACTATTGAAATCTATGAATACAAAAGTTTAAAAGTAAATCCGCCGGAGGATCGGTTTAAGGTCTGCTGCAGGGTTTTAAAATCCCTGAACTACATTGTTCTGAAGGCTCAGGATAATTTGCTTCGAACACTAAATGTTCGGACGGAAAACATGGTGGATGGCACAAAGCACTGATggtggagacttttttttttacataagcaTTTAAATACACGTTTCCCTTCAGAAAGCTTCAGTTACAAATATGATTTTCTTTAACATAAAGTCCACTGGACAAGTCCTTGTGAATTAGCTTTTACTATGGAAACAACATATTAGAATATACACATGGTGTAAACCTATGGTTTTAACATCTGGAGCTGCTATTATAGAAAACTATTCAGATTCAAGACCTTGGGGGGTGGGGTTAAATAATCTTCTCGTCTGGACAATACGCTGTTTTTAATATAACCTTGAAATGCTTGCTGctctcaagattttttttttcccttttctttctcTCCTACCTGACTGTCAGGATTACCTGCGTCCTTCAGTAGAGTCGATCCTCCAGAGCTCGTTAATCTCCACGTATGTGGCTCAGGAGCAGAAAAAGGCACAGGCGAGGCAGCAGCGGGGGTCATGTGAGACAGAGCAGCCCAAACTGGTGGAACTGAGGCTGAAGGAGCAGGCACTACGCCAGCGTGAACAGGACCTCAAGGAGCGGGAAGAGAGACTGGAGCGTAAGGATCATTGTTCTTAATTATCATCATACTTTAATAATGCAGTACGATAGTTCCAGTCCACTAATTTGACTGATCAAGCTGTGTTTagtggtacactaccgttcaaaagtttggggtcacccagacaattttgtgttttccatgaaaagtcacacttttatttcccaccataagttgtaaaatgaatagaaaatatagtcgagacatttttctggccattttgagcatttaatcgaccccacaaatgtgatgctccagaaagtcaatctgctcaaaggaaggtcagttttatagcttctctaaagagctcaactgttttcagctgtgctaacatgattgtacaagggttttctaatcatccattagccttctgaggcaatgagcaaacacattgtaccattagaacactggagtgagagttgctggaaatgggcctctatacacctatggagatattgcaccaaaaaccagacatttgcagctagaatagtcatttaccacattagcaatgtatggacccttttcatgtgacgtcacgacaaacgcggccgccattttggacgtgtactaccagtagtttaccacagccaacattgaggaacggcagcaaagaaagtttttactttcagcaagacttccatcatgccactatattgttgtgcacctggatgtagtagccatcaacaaacaaggcaaggttcatcattttatcggatcccgacggagaagatggatagcggccattaacaggaaagattggcagccctcggcataccaacgcttgtgtagtgaccactttgttggaggtaagacgaataaaattagccagaaaaggcattacattgctgttaacattctgcggcggcgagtgtgtaaccaaataggctaaaataacccattgtaacctctttgttcttctgtagtagctattgttgactagctaatgtcaacaacatcatagctggtatgttactgtagcaatgtttacgttcagtcatttggatgactgttaaaacctttcagtcaagtttttccctttactgtatttattagtttactataattatgatccggcagctatttaccctggatccagtataaatagctgccggagccaacgtccgaggttccggagcgcgctccggcttgctctccctcaaattaagcagcgcgcgccggcttgctcccggagtgctccggccgaggttcccctcaaattaagcagcgcgcgccggcttgctcccagagtgcttcggccgaggttccggagcacactctggccaaggttgccctcaaattaagcagcccgctccggcttgctccggagcaagccggagcgcgctccgtaacctcggccagagcactcctggagcaagccggagcgcgctccggaacctcgaacgttggcgtgtatgtgtatggcgatgggtttttaacgacataggtatacagatcatgtgggccgaagtcaggtaaagacgagggcttcgtgtacttccgtacgtcagtgaacaatcctggtggaagcaggtaaacgtcgttctctaagcctgctaacctcaatttttgcaaatacagggtgacccaaaaagatacgtacccatgaaaatttcaattgtggctttgattaaaaaggtatttatttcaaattacaaccacacattcagtttatggaagaccattcaccagagtttcagctatttctgtcaatttttagtcaatttatggctttcccaagatgtgttctagatgtccaccatttcgttgcaagcaaacctgtactcgtctggcaaagttttgaatcacttttatacactcctctttcgggatggctcttatttttgctgtgatggcacctttcacgtcctgcaacagaaaagacattagttaaaaaatggattttttatcgaataaaatatgggtacacatctttttgggtcaccctgtacctctccctctgctcgccctgtaaatgccctacgtcgctggatagtgaaggtgttttctgcatctcgctcctttttcttttatgtttttcgtttgtcgccttcctcgcattcaaactgattcgagccgaagtccactacatgtccaaaatggcggtcgcgtttacgaaggtcacgtgactgaaaagggtctatagagcagacctgggcattttacggcccgcgggccgcatccggccctttggttcattctgaccagcctgcgtaaggttaattagaaattacaaaataaacgtattttctaattttacctcatgcatggactgaatgtgcattgcttttattttgaagttgtgttcaacaaaaacgcaatgcgcgcaacatgaaatcccatgaaacctaatcccgcgataactacttccgtaatttgtccagaccaaccacaaacttgtacgtcatccttcaaacggtccggccaatcacatagtgtgacgtcaccagcaggcgccggagcccgagccgatctgtagatctgatacctacaccgaatcgacgttttcagtgatgaagtttaacaaatccaggtatagatcctctctcaccgataatcatctgtcagctgtgcttcgcatctccacctcagacattcaacctgacactgatgcactcgttaaagaccaacagagacgagatttctctcactgaacaaataaaaaactgaaaaacaccaaatgaggtgattagactacaaatatgggcatcattattataatatgatgtatcttgcttgatatttggagtagaaagacaatattgtgatgtctttattgtgttttggggtgaatgtgactgaaaaaaaatggtacaaacgttcacgttttgttaaccattgttttgggaaatttgattgaataaatgccatttttttgtaaggcaacctcgttttttccatactcttaccagtttgtaaaaacaatgttatttactgctttatataaagaaatacaattaatattatgtagAATtatttcagccttttggtccggccctccacaaaattttctgtttctcatgtggccccatggaaaaaataattgcccacccctggtatagagtgtatttctgattagtttaaagtgatcttcattgaaaataataataaggaaataaggaaatttcaaagcgaccccaaactttgaacggtagtgtatgctaaATAAAACTTCAGTTCTACCAAtagtttgttttattaaaattgttactgcgCTTACTACAGGCTGTCAGTCAGTCTGTGCTTTCTTATTAACAGAACTGCTTGAGAATGCAATATTGGATTTGCACATCATTCTGTTGGACTGAATATCGGCTCGGCTGTAGGCATGAGGCCACAGGGCTGTGAATTTCACCGAAACGGTGATTTGAGTAGAACACGAGTGTTGTATTGCATAACTGCCtctgccagctttgttggaggtttttgcctctttttttttttttttttgtccgttcccaacataactccaaGTAGTGAATGGATATTGAGGAAAGgatcatgtgactttttttttttaattttaatgcaaatctggatatattCGGTAGGCATATACATACGGATCTACATTCCAGAtcagtaaacatctggatattctaatatggcTTGGTGAAGGtcggcactctaccgagtgcccttctaaatCTAATTGTTGGAGCTGTAGGTcgttttaatatttaatttaaatgGAAAATCATTCAGTTATACAGTTTTgtatggaagccgagagaggcccttcatataatcttttttttaatttttttttattttttttttttattcaccttgttatcccgagataacgacataattaattcaggatctcgagaaaacaacacaactaattcgagatctcgagaaaacaaaaccgttatttcgagatctcgagaaagcaaagcaattatttcatgatctcgagtaaacagctgagaaatggttcattcaggtgcgccaagagacttgtgatatgctgactttggggctatttctcattctgtatagacgcaa
This Neoarius graeffei isolate fNeoGra1 chromosome 3, fNeoGra1.pri, whole genome shotgun sequence DNA region includes the following protein-coding sequences:
- the nek2 gene encoding LOW QUALITY PROTEIN: serine/threonine-protein kinase Nek2 (The sequence of the model RefSeq protein was modified relative to this genomic sequence to represent the inferred CDS: inserted 2 bases in 1 codon): MPSRAGDYEVLSTIGSGSYGKCQKIRRKSDGKILVWKELDYGTMAEVEKQMLVSEVNLLRELRHPNIVRYYDRIIDRTNTTLYIVMEFCEGGDLATLITKCIKERKFLEEEFILRVMAQLSLALKECHSRNVGGSVVLHRDLKPANIFLDAKQNVKLGDFGLARILKHDTSFAKTFVGTPYYMSPEQMNRMSYNEKSDIWSLGCLLYELCALSPPFTAYNQEELAEKINEGKFGRIPYRYSNQLNTLLCRMLHLKDYLRPSVESILQSSLISTYVAQEQKKAQARQQRGSCETEQPKLVELRLKEQALRQREQDLKEREERLEQKEQELCIRERLTNLKLTRAESLMKAYNVVRQQRAHSPLFTEHRGGGENASPGKKKVHFAGDAKENVXSEQRVGIRTQERVFIKKLQAVNIGEVEAHAGYS